Part of the Hippopotamus amphibius kiboko isolate mHipAmp2 chromosome 7, mHipAmp2.hap2, whole genome shotgun sequence genome, CACGTATTAACACACCCAGCAGAAAGATAAAAGAGACCCAACTTGAGAACAGTTCAAGCATCCTACGGAGGCCACCGTGGGAAGTCTGGCGGGCCTAGTTATTGATGGCGATCATTCTTATGGAATGGTCATCACCTGCGAAGAGTGCAAAGGGTGCAAAATGCCTCATCTAAGTAGCCTGGTCCTGCTCAGGGTGGCAGGCGGCGCCCAGACCCGGGGCGCTGCAGTCAAGTACCCGCCCCAACCCTCCGGGTGGTTCAGGGCGGCGCCCCGCCGTCCCGGGAGAGGCCCGggaacggggtgggggtggggggacggctGCGGTCGGGGCTCCTCCCTCAAAGGCCCTCAAGCCCTGGCTCTCCATCCCAGTGCCAGGCGCCCACGCCACTGGGCTCCGCTGAGcatgaataaacaaaaccaaaatgaagagtCGGACGAAGGCGGTTCACCAGAGAACACCAGGGCACCTTCACCCGAGGACGCCAAGCCCGCGGCGGGCGGCAGCAGGCTGCCAAGTGGTTTCGCGGTCTTCACCACCTTCCCGCACCTGCTCTTCATCTTCGAGTTTGTGAGTGGCTGGCGCGCCCCGCGCCGGGCGGGATGGGAGGGGCGGTGCCGCGCGCTCTCACCCCGGCTGCGCACCTCGCGCCAGCGGATCCCCACCCTGCACGGGTCCCGGGAGCATCCGGTAGCGGGGGACCAGGGAAGGAAAGTCTCTCGCCCATTCCCACCCCCGAGTCCTCTGGCCCCCTTCTAGCCAACGGCAATGGGGGAGCCGTCTCCAGGACTTAGGTGGTAAAACCAAATTCACTAGACGGGTCCGATGGCAGAAGCGCGGCCTGGGCCCGCTCTTGCGCGCCGGTTCCAAAGCTGCTCTCAAGACCTACTTCCATGTGCCGCGCAGAGGAAGCCCTTTTTGGAGAGGTGCCCACCACTCTCCAGGGttaggattttctttaaaatttttaaaatcagcaaaagaAAACTGAGTATTACCACCCGACGTTTGGAGGTTGGGCTGCTGTCGTAGTAGGAGCTGAATCCTGATTATTCTCTCTAGCCTTTGAGCTTACCTGGTGAGTGAATGTATCTGCGACCACTTTGAtctggaaataataaaacaaacctCAGTTTGCTCTGCCACGGTCATTCTGTCCtgtgtgaggggtgggggaagggaccgGTGAGAGTAGTCTTAACCCTTGGGTGACCTTGAGCATTCTGAAGACCTCTGCACCCGAGGTTGGTCCCTCCTTACACTGGATCCACCCGGCGTCAGTCCATGGCTTCAGGAAAGCGCTTCCGACTCTGGGCTCCTCCTAAAGTGCTCACTGTTGGAAGGCTTCAGACTGCCCTCAGCCTAAactccccaggccccaggcccacacctgggagggggcaggctgTTTTTCTTCTGTGGGTTTGATGCCATGAGCCATGAGATTCCTTTCCCTGCACCCCCAACTGCAAAAGTGGTTGCCTGGTGTGTCCATTGGAAAAGACATCATTCAAACCTGACTGTTTGAAAATGGGACCCCAGCTTCTTATCTCCTGATTGGCAGAGGAGGTTGTGAACAGCAAAGGGAGGGAGTTCTTTCATCCATGGAGGGTTTGGGGGAAAGGGCTGAGGGGGTCAAGGTTGCCTGGTGGCACCATATCATTAAACTTGAGCCCAGACCTGGGGGTATCAGAGTATCTTCAAATCCTGGAGCTAGCCAGAATACAGGAAGTGACATCTAGGAGAACCCTGGACACCTCGAGGCCCAGCCACACCATTTACAGGCAGGGACACCCAGGCCCAGAGTGGAAGGGACTTGCATCCGCTGGAACATTCTTTCCCCACATGGCTCACCTCTGCGCTGCTATTCAGCACTTAGCCTGTGCTTGCTCAAGGCTGGATTTCTGGAAATGATCACGCAGAACCTATGACCTGGGACTAAGTAATGGGTGGCTCCTTCAGAGGCTACTGTATTTACAAAGGCAGAGTTCCATGACCAAAAGAGAAGATGGCTAAAGGTGAGGTGagatgaggcagagagagttttAAGCAGAAAAAGGACTTGCTGTTATCTCTTAAGTTGCCTGATGAGTGGCTTGCTCTGCCTTTGTAGCTGTTTGCTGGGCGTTATAACAAGAATCATAAGAGAATGTGTCAGTTGGGCTTCATGCAAAACACTCTGGTGCACCCTCCTCCTCTTGTCCTGACAAAGATCTGGCTCAGGTGGCAGCTGGTGTGTGTGCTGGCTTCACAGAAGGGACAGCCTCCCAGCGCCCTCTGCCTCCTCTTGGTATCACAGCTTAGGAGAAGGAGGGCCCAGAAGGGTAGGAGGAGCTCAGCCTGGGGAGGTGATGTTCAGGGTCGAGAATGGGAGCATCCCCCAAACCACCAAGTGAAAGTATAAACCAGGTGTGGGAAATCTCAGAACTCTGGATGCATGCAAACTTACTTTTCCAGGGTGGTTTCACAACCTGCAGATGGTGGGGCGTCTAGTAGAAATAGTTCTCCCTTACCCCGAATACCACTTTCTCAGCTGTATTAGAAGTTATTTTTAATCCTCCACCTCAGCCCCtcttcccgccccacccccaacttccTGAGGAGATCTGGATGCCTCAGTTGTCATCTCAtaatctcttcttcctctctagATTGGGAATTGGGCTCACTGGGTGcctgggagggaagaaaagaaagcagatgcTAGTTTTTCACCTTTTTCTCTGCACAGATTGTGCATAAACGAAGCTGTATGTGTTCTGAGGTGTGGAAAGTGCACAGAACTAAAAGGGCCCTAGCAGGAGCTGGCCACCctgagaggaatttttttttgattcaactcagaaacaaaagataaacaacccagttaagaaaatgagcaaagaacttgaatacatacttctccaaagaagacatacaaatggccaatgagcacatgaaaagatgcttagtatcattaatcattaggaaaatgaaatcaaaaccacaataagctaCCACTTCACATAAAATTAGGTTGACTAGTGtcataaaactggaaaataacaGGTGCTGGCCAGGAGATGGGTACACTGGGGCTCTCAGACATTGCtgctgggaatggaaattggCTCAActtctatgaaaaacagtttggtaattcctcaaaaacaaaacaaaacaaaacaaaacaaaactgccttatgacccagcaattccacgccTAGGTTTATAAccaaaagaattaaagagcaggAACCTGAAGAGGTACATGAGCATGTGTGTTCCTACATCACCGTTCACAATACGCAAccagtggaaacagcccaaatggcccatcgatggatgaatgaataaacaaattgtgatagtccatacaatggaatattcttaagccatagaaaggaaggaagtactgATACACTACAAAGtcgataaaccttgaaaacactatgctaagtaaaagaagccagacatgaaagctcacatagtatatgattccatgtatgtgaaatatccagaacaggtaaatctataaagacagaacaCTAATTGGTGGTGTGCCAGGGGCGGACAGGAGAGGGAAACAGGGAGCAGCTTAGTGGGTACAGGTGTCCCTTTTGtggggatgaaaatgttttggagttAGACAGAGGTGGTGGCTGCACAACATCGACAGTGTGTTAGATGCCATTGAAATGGCCAGTTTGAAATGGTTAGTTTTCTGTTGTAATAACTtcagttcaattttttaaaaattaagaactatTTCAAATATTACAGAAAAGTGTATATAATACTTTAATAGGTACCCGTGTAATTATCACTCAAATTTGTCAAATCTTAATATTTTGTCTTACTTACTCTCAGTATTAAGGAAATAGAGCTTTCAGATGACATCTAAGCCCCCTGGGTATTCTGCGGTTATCTtactctcctccctccagcctcaggaCCACCCCTGAGCCGAATGTATGTTCACAGCTAGACCTCTACTGCACACCTGACTACCTATGACTACACGTGGCACTTTATGAAAGTACATCACCCTGTACACATCTTTCTGCAACATGCTTTTCATACAACCTCGTTCTGAGGTTTATACATGTTGACACTCTTTATCCATCTTCTCTTAATGGACATGTGGGCGATTTCCAATTTGTTGCATTTTGATATTGCAGACGGCACTGCCAAAGAACATTCTTGTATTTGCCTCTTTACTTATATGTTGGGAACTTCCTGTGGGAACACACAGAGAATTTgacttgctgggtcatagggaATGCACACCTTCGTCTTCCCAGATGTTAGCACGTTGCTGTCCTAAAGGGTTATTGCAACCTACACAGCCAGAAGTGGAGTTTCCAGGAAGATGGAATTAAGCTTAATTAAGCTCAGGACCCCCACTTGCTCAGGCCCCTTCCAAGACTCTAACTCACTTTGTGTTCTTTTATAAAGAAGGTACCCATATTCTATAACCTTCCTGACACCATCAGCAGCTTATAAAAGTTTCCATTGTTCCTCATCTTGCCACACTTGGTAGAATCAGACTTTGTAATTTTCTGCTAGTCAAGTGGGTATGAAAGGcgtgattattttttaagtctgTGGTCCCGCGAGTTGTTGATTACTCCCGGTCCATATTCTCATGCCTGACCTCCCAATAGCCTGGGAGGTGCAGATGTCAAACTTTCAGCCTCCAGGGTCAATAAGGTGGAGCTCTGCTCAGCTCCCAAGACAAGGAAACTGCCCATAGAACAGGGAAGGGTGGTAGCTCAGGGTGGGGCATGGCAGCTTAACTCTagccctgcacccccacccctgagCTCCTGACTTCTGAGAGCTGCAGGGTCTTCACAGGAAAGGGAAGGCAGGCCCAACCAGGTGGTGTGACCCTGCCTCTCTGAGCACCCCAGAGCCACAGAGGCCATGCTGCTGTGCAGGGAGTGGGCTCACAGAACAGATCAAGTCGAGCCGGTGCAGGGGTGTGGGAGGGGGGACTTCCTTTGCAGTTTGCTCTTGTCTACACTCAGCGCTGCAGGACAGCTGGAACAAGAGGAAGGCTAATAGGCCAGTGTCCTCTCCCTCAGTGTTTCTCTTCTCATGGCCATTTCCAAAGCCGAGCCTAAACACGGGGAGATGTCATGGTGAACTGCTCTTGGCTCACCTTGGGTAACTgtcacaacacacacacaggccctaACCTGGGCTTCACAACCAGCCTGTCAGAGCTGGCACTCAGCAGCTGTGGGGATGTAAGCAGGCAAGTGTGTCTCAATTTCTGCATCAATAAAATGGGGACATGATAACACACACCTCAGGGATGCTGTGAGGAATGAGTGTAATATAAACAAAGCTCTTAAAACCACAACATGCTCATAGGTACTGATCAACAGCTATTAGGTGCAATTTTTAATTTACTAACAACTTGATCACCTGCTCTGAGATCAACTGCCCAATCTCTGCTAAAAGGGAGCACCTGGGGGGCAGTAAGGCCCACCACACCACCTTTGGCCATATATGCCCCTCTGGGGCAGGTGGTGAGTGAGATTTGGGAGCGGGCAGGCTGTTGAGGGCACGCTCGGCTTGTCTCTGGAGTCAAGTACCACATAGACACTATCCTCTGTTCAGCCCTTCCAGAGGCTTTTCTCACCAAGGAGGGGAAAATAAAGGCAGAGGTCAAGTGTCCTCTGCTAGGAGCCGTCCTTGGACAGGCTGATGGGGTGGCCCTGGAGAAGAGGGCACTGTGGCAGCCAGTTCTGCCTTctgccttgggggtggggggcttgctGAGCTTCTCTCCTACACAGCCTGACAGCAAGGTGCCAGGACCCTGGGGAAAGCTTTGTGAATTCTGAATGCAGCGCCAATTGCTGCAGCTGCCTTAGGGCATAGGAACAATTACCAGTGGGCCTGGGTACAACCTTTCAAAAATGATTTGTCATCATGTCAGTTTATCACCATGAAGCAGGGCACTGGTTCTGGCCGAGGGCAACCTCTGGCACAGAATTAACCCCTcatctcccccagcctcctcgtGCCCTTCAGCTGACTGCTGATAAGCCAGGCATTGTTGGATGGTGGGACCTGGCAGGGAAGGAACCACCAGCCAGTTTTGTGTCTTAGGACTCTTCCCAGAACTCGCCCCATAGACCTCACTGGTCTCCGCCCCTAGTGCTCCTTTCATGCAGGTGACATGGTGCAGCTGAGTCCTTACCTAAAAGCCCACCCTGAGAGCACCCTTTCCTGTACTGCAGGTCCTGGCTGGTGGCCTGTCCCCTGTCTTGTCTGGGGGTGTCCTGTGTGCCCACAACATACCAGGCTCGCTGAAACCTTGGTTCTCAGCATACATCTATAGGAAAGGGGCTAGCATTTGTATCCAACCTGGCTAATGTTTATATTGTAAGTCACCAAAGTCCTTGACCCCAAGGGCAGACAAAGGGTGAAACTGACAATCGCACCAATTTCCAGAGAAGCCCGGGACCCTGCAGAGCAGCACAGACCACAGGGCAGCTGTGCTCAGCGCTGCAGGCCTTGTGGTGAGCTCCCTGCATTGCTCACTCCCTTGGCGCCTCCCATCAATACCTCCTGTTTTTCTCGGACTGAAGCCGCTCCCCTCTGGTCTGGATGTCCACGGATTTTGTCTTTTACAGCTGGCTTACCCGTATCATTCCTGGGACCTCCTTGTTTCTCTTTATCCTGCTGGGTAAAGCCAGTGGGAATAGGGAAGGAAAAAGTCCCATCCAAACTAGAGCAAGTCTGTCTAAAAGCTCCGGCTTTGTGGATCTGAGGggagttttctttcatttaggaACCCATGACTGTCCTCTGCCTAGGAGGGGAGATACTGATCAGGGATCCTCCTCACACCCGTGgccagtgctgggggtgggggggggggggtggatactAGGGAGGAGGAGATTTCCCTGGGACCTGAGGGAAGAGGGACTCAGACCTGGACAGGGGCCGCGTCCCAGTCCACACTCACCCTGTTTTAGCAACTACAACCTGAACTCACACACTCCCTCTTGGAATCCCAAACCTGCATCCTCCTCTTCACCAACAGACTCAAGG contains:
- the LOC130857841 gene encoding myelin and lymphocyte protein-like isoform X3, producing the protein MNKQNQNEESDEGGSPENTRAPSPEDAKPAAGGSRLPSGFAVFTTFPHLLFIFEFVFSFVVTLLYMIHAMFSLIRWKST